A region from the Cryptococcus decagattii chromosome 5, complete sequence genome encodes:
- a CDS encoding prohibitin-2, with protein sequence MNKQGAEAFAKLAQQLNRARMQAGGGGGGGRGGGQMPGGFKGFMAGSGAIGTLVVGAIALNYSLFNVDGGHRAIKYSRLQGVKTDIYPEGTHLVLPWFEHPIIYDVRAKPRNIASLTGTKDLQMVNITCRVLSRPSVNDLPTIYRELGTDYDERVLPSIVNEVLKSVVAQFNASQLITQREMVSRLVRENLTRRARRFNLILDDVSITHVAFSPEFTHAVEAKQVAQQIAQRAAFLVDQAIQEKQSIIVKAQGEARSAELIGEAVKTNKGFLQLRKLEAAREIAATLAQSGNRVMLDAKSLLLDVTEDEVLNATLRK encoded by the exons ATGAACAAACAAGGTGCAGAGGCATTCGCGAAGCTAGCTCAACAGCTCAATCGTGCTAGGATGCAGGCAGGtggcggtggcggtggcggACGAGGAGGTGGACAGATGCCAGGAGGGTTCAAGGGCTTCATGGCAGGTAGTGGCGCGATCGGTACTCTTGTTGTCGGTGCCATCGCCTTGAACTACTCTCTATTTAACG TCGACGGTGGTCACCGTGCTATCAAGTACTCACGATTGCAAGGTGTCAAGACCGACATCTACCCTGAAGGAACTCATCTTGTG CTCCCGTGGTTTGAGCATCCTATCATCTACGACGTACGAGCTAAGCCCCGCAATATCGCTTCTTTGACTGGTACCAAGGATCTCCAAATG GTCAACATCACTTGTCGTGTTCTTTCTCGACCTTCAGTAAACGATCTCCCTACTAT CTACCGAGAACTTGGTACCGACTACGACGAACGcgtccttccttccatcgTCAACGAAGTCCTCAAATCCGTCGTCGCGCAATTCAACGCTTCTCAACTTATCACTCAGCGTGAGATGGTCTCGCGTCTCGTGCGTGAAAACCTTACGCGCAGAGCGAGGCGGttcaacctcatcctcgaCGACGTCTCCATCACCCATGTCGCCTTCTCCCCCGAATTCACACATGCCGTCGAGGCCAAGCAGGTCGCTCAGCAGATTGCTCAGCGTGCTGCCTTTTTGGTCGATCAGGCTATTCAGGAGAAGCAGAGTATTATCGTCAAGGCTCAGGGTGAAGCTAGGAGTGCAGAGTTGATTGGTGAGGCTGTCAAAACGAATAAGGGATTCTTGCAATTGAGGAAGCTTGAGGCCGCGAGGGAGATTGCTGCGACTTTGGCACAAAGTGGGAATAGGGTTATGTTGGATGCAAAGAGCTTGTTGCTCGACG
- a CDS encoding methionine-tRNA ligase, protein MVLRHLTRLSPCLRVSKSFAPASIRYSSSIYSNTPTTPSLFTPEGDPGKAKPFYVTTPIFYVNASPHIGHLHSLLLTDVLARFSRLRYPQRKVVFATGTDEHGLKIQQAAKANGVGEQEFCDDVSQRFRNLAKLANASNTDFIRTTEPRHAKAVEQFWNTLVESGDIYKGTHSGWYSISDESFYAASQVTKRPEDGKMIAIETGNEVIWEEETNWKFRLGKHKEFLEKWLSQPESVHPNTVRLDLLRQTSSLEDLSVSRPSSRVKWAIPVPGDPEQSIYVWVDALINYITVLGYPDWQGKGERVGWPADVHVVGKDIIKFHALHWPSLLHSASLAAPKRIIAHAHWTMSHAKMSKSRGNVVDPIGAMAQWGEDGVRWYLMRIGGGLVDDADYNPAEVEVQYRLLADQMGNLLSRISGAKLLKKAKREFDWGDEKAGKKGKDRDEQLDGMMAGMREEFEGKMEMFGVSQACAGVMDVIMATNKLFTSLAPWSPSTPSSVPALTYAYHALRLSAILLQPIIPAKADEALDRLGVPAEERSWVDAVWPPSEGKALRTEKMVESLKDASKRWKGKGHLFPFPEKDA, encoded by the exons ATGGTTCTACGACACTTGACAAGGCTTTCGCCTTGCCTTCGAGTGTCCAAGTCTTTCGCCCCGGCCTCAATACGGTACTCGTCTAGTATATATTCAAATACCCCCACAACTCCTTCATTGTTTACCCCTGAAGGTGATCCAGGAAAAGCAAAGCCGTTTTATGTTACCACGCCGATCTTCTACGTTAATGCAT CTCCCCACATAGGTCACCttcactctcttcttctcacaGATGTTCTTGCACGTTTTTCCCGCCTGAGATATCCGCAACGCAAGGTTGTATTTGCAACAGGGACAGACGAACATGGCTTGAAAATCCAGCAGGCCGCTAAGGCGAACGGCGTTGGTGAGCAAGAGTTTTGTGATGATGTTAGTCAGAGGTTCAGA AACCTTGCGAAATTGGCTAACGCTTCAAATACGGACTTCATAAGAACTACTGAACCACGACATGCCAAAGCCGTTGAGCAATTTTGG AATACACTCGTTGAATCTGGAGATATATACAAAGGAACTCATTCTGGGTGGTATTCCATCTCCGATGAATCATTCTATGCCGCCTCTCAGGTTACCAAACGTCCCGAAGACGGTAAGATGATTGCAATAGAAACAGGTAACGAAGTGatatgggaagaagagacaaaTTGGAAGTTTAGATTGGGTAAACACAAAGAGTTTTTGGAAAAATGGCTCAGCCAACCAGAAT CCGTCCATCCCAACACTGTCCGTCTCGATCTTCTGCGCCAAACATCATCTCTCGAAGATCTCTCCGTTTCCCGCCCTTCGTCTCGCGTGAAATGGGCTATTCCAGTTCCAGGAGATCCCGAACAGTCAATCTATGTTTGGGTTGACGCGTTGATCAATTATATTACAGTACTCGGCTATCCGGATTGGCAAGGTAAAGGAGAGAGAGTTGGGTGGCCGGCGGACGTCCATGTGGTTGGGAAGGATATCATCAA ATTCCATGCTTTGCACTGGCCATCCCTTCTCCATTCCGCCTCCCTCGCTGCTCCCAAACGTATCATCGCCCATGCCCACTGGACTATGTCCCATGCCAAAATGTCCAAATCCCGAGGTAACGTCGTCGACCCAATTGGCGCTATGGCACAGTGGGGTGAAGACGGAGTGAGGTGGTATCTGATGAGGATTGGAGGCGGGTTAGTTGATGATGCGGATTATAATCCTGCGGAAGTTGAGGTGCAGTACCGACTTCTAGCGGATCAGATGGGGAACTTGCTCTCCCGGATTTCGGGAGCGAAGCTCCTTaagaaggcgaagagggAGTTTGACTGGGGGGATGAAAAAGCTGGGAAAAAGGGTAAGGATAGGGATGAACAGTTGGATGGGATGATGGCGGGAATGAGAGAGGAGTTTGaggggaagatggaaatgTTTGGAGTAAGTCAGGCTTGTGCGGGCGTCATGGATGTTATTATGGCT ACCAATAAACTATTCACCTCTCTTGCTCCCTGGTCACCATCTACACCCTCTTCCGTCCCAGCCTTGACATACGCATATCATGCCCTGCGGCTTTCAGCCATTCTGTTACAACCGATCATACCCGCCAAAGCTGACGAAGCGCTTGACAGACTGGGCGTGCCCGCAGAAGAGAGGAGCTGGGTCGATGCAGTGTGGCCCCCGTCAGAGGGGAAGGCGTTGAGAACAGaaaagatggtggagagtTTGAAAGACGCTAGTAAGAGGTGGAAGGGTAAGGGACACTTGTTTCCCTTTCCAGAAAAAGATGCATGA